One genomic window of Nilaparvata lugens isolate BPH unplaced genomic scaffold, ASM1435652v1 scaffold5489, whole genome shotgun sequence includes the following:
- the LOC120356003 gene encoding uncharacterized protein LOC120356003: MGSKAYNVIPASATAPQPAKHAHTPPAIKRQISGPSSSPMHKPAASRTNRPTSLNSNAFAVWIPSWLNWCSMKFSRRFTRSLGRHSWTRGTNFKALNMTSSQSQAEFQ; encoded by the exons ATGGGGTCTAAGGCCTACAATGTCATCCCCGCCTCCGCAACCGCCCCTCAGCCCGCCAAGCATGCGCACACGCCGCCCGCCATCAAGCGACAGATATCG GGCCCCAGCAGTTCACCTATGCATAAGCCTGCAGCAAGTAGAACAAATCGTCCAACATCTCTGAACAGCAATGCATTCGCGGTGTGGATCCCAAGCTGGCTCAACTGGTGCTCGATGAAGTTCTCGAGGAGGTTCACCCGTTCTTTGGGAAGACATAGCTGGACAAGAG gtacgaatttcaaggctctcAATATGACTtcttctcaatcacaggcagaattccaatga